A single region of the Acidobacteriota bacterium genome encodes:
- a CDS encoding DEAD/DEAH box helicase, which produces MNAATTERAVNGARRAAEPAADRGRDARSGAVFAGMALTRATRAAIARMAISEPTPIQEESIPALLAGRDLVGQAQTGSGKTLAFAVPIAEVCDPSVRRVQALVLVPTRELALQVAGVIFGLASSRGVSVTQLVGGRPIRREQAALRRGVDVVVGTPGRTLDHLRQGSLKLDAVRFLVLDEADEMLDQGFARDVEAILSHTPASRQTALFSATMPNWVANTAKQYLRNPVKVEVDARLQELTVEHLVYSIQRDDKMAALQTLLDDRGSDPILVFGRTKHGVRKLAKKLVALGYPVGALQGNLSQGARERVMRGFRSGAAPILVATNVAARGLDVNGIGQVINYDLPDSERLFTHRVGRTGRMGRSGEAVTFVTPDEQRKWREIQRGLGRRFPHRPWRARSRSSSVGSGLG; this is translated from the coding sequence GTGAACGCCGCTACCACCGAGCGGGCCGTGAACGGCGCCCGCCGCGCGGCAGAACCCGCCGCCGATCGCGGACGAGATGCTCGCTCCGGCGCCGTCTTCGCCGGCATGGCGCTGACGCGCGCGACCAGGGCGGCGATCGCGCGAATGGCCATCTCCGAGCCGACGCCGATTCAGGAAGAGTCGATCCCCGCTCTGCTGGCGGGCCGGGACCTCGTCGGGCAGGCGCAGACGGGGTCCGGAAAGACGCTGGCCTTTGCCGTGCCCATCGCTGAAGTCTGCGATCCGTCGGTCCGGCGGGTTCAGGCCCTGGTGTTGGTACCGACACGGGAGCTTGCCCTCCAGGTCGCCGGAGTCATCTTCGGTCTGGCCTCATCGCGGGGCGTATCCGTGACGCAACTCGTCGGCGGACGCCCGATCAGGCGCGAGCAGGCGGCGCTCCGGCGAGGAGTCGACGTCGTCGTCGGCACTCCCGGCCGCACCCTGGACCACCTGCGGCAGGGCTCGCTGAAGTTGGACGCCGTGCGATTCCTCGTCCTGGACGAGGCGGACGAGATGCTGGACCAGGGCTTTGCCCGCGATGTCGAGGCGATCCTCAGCCACACGCCTGCTTCACGGCAGACGGCTCTGTTCTCGGCCACCATGCCGAACTGGGTGGCGAACACGGCGAAGCAGTATCTGCGCAACCCGGTGAAGGTCGAGGTCGACGCGCGCCTTCAGGAGCTAACGGTGGAGCATCTGGTCTATTCGATCCAGAGGGACGACAAGATGGCAGCGCTCCAGACGCTGCTGGACGACCGCGGCAGCGACCCGATTCTCGTCTTCGGCCGCACGAAGCACGGCGTCAGAAAACTGGCGAAGAAGCTCGTTGCCCTGGGCTATCCGGTCGGGGCGCTGCAGGGGAACCTCAGCCAGGGCGCCCGTGAGCGCGTGATGAGGGGCTTCCGTTCCGGCGCCGCGCCGATCCTCGTGGCGACGAATGTGGCCGCCCGGGGGTTGGACGTGAACGGAATCGGCCAGGTCATCAACTACGACTTGCCGGACTCGGAGCGACTCTTCACGCACCGGGTCGGGCGGACTGGCCGCATGGGGCGTTCCGGAGAGGCGGTCACCTTCGTGACCCCGGACGAACAGCGGAAGTGGCGTGAGATTCAGCGTGGGCTTGGCCGCCGGTTCCCGCACCGGCCGTGGCGAGCGCGGTCGAGGTCTTCGTCAGTCGGCAGCGGGCTCGGTTAG
- a CDS encoding mechanosensitive ion channel family protein: MGTGPVDAQLTALEGRLAELLPVYVHETWGAWLQLLAIAFASALSAWVVWWILKFGATKLVGKTKTEVDDRLLEAAHWPLWVSVFLIGLRMGVARLQLADITEQRIVDALQTVALLFWVVAALRASGVLLRALARRRSSGALVSKHTEPLFENLAKVAIVILGAYLVIKAWGADVSGLLAAGGIAGLAIGFAARDTLANLFAGIFIFADGPYKIGDFITLDTGERGMVTEIGIRSTRLLTRDDIEVTIPNAVMGNAKINNESGGPHVKYRIRVRVGVAYTSDVEKVEALQLQVADDNVKVCKEPTPRVRFRGFGPSSIDYELLCWVEEPVLRGIVTHELVKATIKAFAEAGIEIPYSKHDIYIKEGRPSRQPRLTEPAAD, from the coding sequence GTGGGCACTGGACCCGTGGACGCGCAACTGACCGCACTGGAAGGACGGCTCGCCGAGCTGCTTCCGGTCTACGTGCACGAAACGTGGGGCGCCTGGCTCCAGTTGCTGGCGATCGCGTTCGCCTCCGCGCTAAGCGCCTGGGTGGTCTGGTGGATCCTCAAGTTCGGCGCGACGAAGCTCGTCGGGAAGACCAAGACCGAGGTCGACGACCGACTGCTCGAGGCGGCGCACTGGCCGCTCTGGGTTTCGGTCTTCCTGATCGGCCTGCGGATGGGCGTCGCTCGATTGCAGCTCGCCGACATCACCGAGCAGAGGATCGTCGACGCGCTGCAGACCGTGGCGCTGCTGTTCTGGGTCGTCGCGGCGCTGCGTGCCTCGGGAGTCCTGCTACGCGCCCTGGCGCGGCGCCGGAGCAGCGGCGCGCTCGTCTCCAAGCACACCGAGCCCCTGTTCGAGAACCTGGCCAAGGTCGCGATCGTGATCCTGGGTGCCTACCTGGTGATCAAGGCCTGGGGCGCCGACGTCTCGGGACTCCTCGCCGCCGGCGGCATCGCCGGCCTCGCGATCGGCTTCGCGGCCCGCGACACGCTGGCGAACCTCTTCGCCGGCATCTTCATCTTCGCGGACGGGCCTTACAAGATCGGCGACTTCATCACCCTCGACACCGGGGAACGCGGCATGGTCACCGAGATCGGCATCCGCAGCACCCGGCTGCTGACCCGCGACGACATCGAGGTGACGATCCCGAACGCGGTGATGGGGAACGCGAAGATCAACAACGAAAGCGGCGGGCCCCACGTCAAGTACCGGATCCGCGTCCGGGTCGGCGTGGCCTATACCAGCGACGTCGAGAAGGTCGAGGCCCTGCAGCTTCAGGTAGCCGACGACAACGTGAAGGTGTGCAAGGAGCCCACACCGCGCGTCCGGTTCCGCGGCTTCGGACCCTCCTCGATCGACTACGAGCTGCTGTGCTGGGTCGAGGAGCCGGTGCTTCGCGGCATCGTCACGCACGAGCTGGTGAAGGCGACGATCAAGGCGTTCGCAGAGGCGGGCATCGAGATCCCGTACAGCAAGCACGACATCTACATCAAGGAAGGGCGGCCCTCGCGGCAACCCCGGCTAACCGAGCCCGCTGCCGACTGA
- a CDS encoding DUF423 domain-containing protein: MNWLFVGLVMCAASVAAGAFGAHGLRSALDAEHLALWETSARYLMYGGVVVALLGLAGRGSNVDLRLAGWLLFAGSLIFSGTVAVIAVGGPRWLGAITPIGGTLLIVGVLVFAWRMLERSGTSAGF; this comes from the coding sequence GTGAACTGGCTGTTTGTGGGACTGGTGATGTGCGCGGCCTCGGTGGCCGCGGGCGCTTTCGGCGCGCACGGCCTGCGGTCCGCGCTCGACGCCGAGCACCTGGCGCTGTGGGAGACGTCCGCCCGCTATCTCATGTACGGCGGCGTGGTGGTGGCCTTGCTGGGATTGGCCGGCCGCGGCTCGAACGTCGACCTGCGGCTAGCCGGTTGGCTGTTGTTCGCCGGCTCCCTGATCTTCTCCGGGACGGTGGCGGTGATCGCGGTCGGAGGCCCGCGATGGCTGGGCGCCATCACGCCGATCGGCGGCACACTCCTGATCGTCGGCGTTCTCGTTTTCGCCTGGAGAATGCTGGAACGCTCGGGGACGTCGGCGGGCTTCTGA
- the pruA gene encoding L-glutamate gamma-semialdehyde dehydrogenase encodes MPNGRLNVPEPRNEPVLDYVPGSAERSALETRLKQMLGEQVEIPVLAGGREIRTGRTQDVVCPHDHGHVLGTCHQAGAAEVEAAVAASQEAWPAWSAMPFEERAAVFLRAAELLAGSWRSTVNAATMLNQSKTCYQAEIDSACELIDFLRFNVAFAEELYGQQPVSSPGIWNYVEYRALEGFVFAVTPFNFTAIAGNLPTSAAIMGNTVLWKPASTALLSGYYVMKLLEEAGLPPGVINFVPGPGATVGDPVLASRHLAGIHFTGSTPVFQRMWRTIGDQIENYDTYPRIVGETGGKDFVFAHPSADAAALSTALIRGAFEYQGQKCSAASRAYVPASLWGEVRERLADELATVSMGSPVDFSNFMAAVIDQSSFNNISGYLADAENGAPYEVVSGGGRDDAAGYFVEPTVVRSEDPRSRLMSEEIFGPVLTLFVYEDAALDDALELCDTTSPYALTGAVFANDRAAVARVGAALRHAAGNFYINDKPTGAVVGQQPFGGARASGTNDKAGSLANLMRWTSQRAVKENFAPPTDYRYPHMG; translated from the coding sequence ATGCCGAACGGCAGGTTGAACGTACCCGAACCCCGCAACGAACCCGTCCTCGACTACGTGCCCGGTTCCGCCGAGCGCTCCGCTCTGGAGACGCGGCTGAAGCAGATGCTGGGCGAGCAGGTCGAGATTCCGGTCCTTGCCGGCGGCCGCGAGATCCGCACCGGCCGCACGCAGGACGTCGTCTGCCCCCACGATCATGGCCACGTCCTCGGCACCTGCCATCAGGCCGGTGCCGCGGAAGTCGAAGCGGCCGTGGCCGCCTCCCAGGAGGCCTGGCCGGCCTGGTCCGCGATGCCGTTCGAGGAGCGGGCGGCGGTCTTCCTGCGCGCAGCCGAGCTGTTGGCCGGTTCATGGCGGTCGACGGTGAACGCCGCCACCATGCTGAACCAGTCGAAGACCTGCTACCAGGCCGAGATCGACTCCGCCTGCGAGTTGATCGACTTCCTGCGCTTCAACGTCGCGTTCGCCGAGGAGCTTTACGGCCAGCAGCCTGTATCGTCGCCCGGTATCTGGAACTACGTCGAGTACCGGGCCCTCGAGGGTTTCGTGTTCGCGGTCACGCCGTTCAACTTCACCGCGATCGCCGGCAACCTGCCGACCTCGGCGGCGATCATGGGCAACACGGTGCTGTGGAAGCCGGCGTCCACGGCCCTGCTCTCGGGCTACTACGTGATGAAGCTGCTCGAGGAGGCCGGGCTGCCGCCGGGCGTGATCAACTTCGTGCCCGGTCCCGGTGCCACGGTTGGCGATCCGGTCCTGGCCAGCCGTCACCTGGCGGGAATTCACTTCACTGGTTCGACGCCCGTGTTCCAGCGCATGTGGCGGACGATCGGCGACCAGATCGAGAACTACGACACGTACCCGCGGATCGTCGGCGAGACCGGCGGCAAGGACTTCGTCTTCGCGCACCCGTCCGCGGACGCGGCCGCCCTGAGCACGGCGCTGATCCGCGGCGCCTTCGAGTACCAGGGCCAGAAGTGCTCCGCGGCCTCGCGGGCATACGTTCCGGCATCGCTCTGGGGCGAGGTGCGGGAGCGCTTGGCCGACGAACTGGCGACCGTGTCGATGGGCTCGCCGGTCGACTTCTCGAACTTCATGGCCGCGGTCATCGACCAGTCGTCCTTCAACAACATCTCCGGCTACCTCGCCGATGCGGAGAACGGAGCTCCGTACGAGGTCGTGTCAGGCGGCGGCCGGGACGATGCGGCCGGCTACTTCGTCGAGCCCACCGTCGTCCGGAGCGAGGATCCGCGGTCCCGCCTGATGAGCGAGGAGATCTTCGGACCGGTGCTGACTTTGTTCGTGTACGAGGACGCCGCGCTCGACGACGCACTCGAACTCTGCGATACGACGAGTCCGTACGCGCTCACCGGCGCCGTGTTCGCCAACGACCGCGCGGCGGTCGCCCGTGTCGGCGCCGCGCTTCGACACGCCGCCGGCAACTTCTACATCAACGACAAGCCGACCGGCGCGGTCGTCGGTCAGCAACCCTTTGGCGGTGCGCGTGCGTCGGGTACGAACGACAAGGCCGGATCGCTGGCGAACCTGATGCGGTGGACGTCCCAGCGCGCGGTGAAGGAGAACTTCGCGCCGCCGACGGACTACCGCTACCCCCACATGGGCTAA
- a CDS encoding FAD-dependent oxidoreductase: protein MQETLEDRPLGSNERPLRVAVIGSGPSGFYAIAALFKADGIEADVDLFDRLPTPFGLVRGGVAPDHQKIKNVIRVYNRTAQHERFRFFGNVELGRDISVDDLRRHYDHIVYATGNESDRKMGIPGEDLPGVHSATEFVGWYNGHPDFQDRSFDLASARRVAVVGNGNVAMDVTRVLVRDTDELAPTDITAESLEVLRKSAVHEVVLLGRRGPAQAAFSPQEIKEIGSLEGASLLVSQEEMDLDEISSAWLEKGAARSAQRNVDYLTEVAGAQAGADERLVTCRFLVSPIELVAGDDGRVAQVVIEKNELYSSDDGTPRPRGTGVTETFDVELVFKAVGYRGVPLPGVPFHERWGILPNDEGRLQTEPDGEVVPGQYVVGWAKRGPTGLIGTNSPDSTATVKKMIEDIDGVTAPADPAKAPERIVELLRARGVDFVTFDDWNRLDEDEVRLGEARNKVREKYTDVDSMMAAVNRLR from the coding sequence GTGCAGGAGACCCTCGAAGACCGGCCCCTCGGGAGCAATGAACGACCGCTCCGCGTCGCCGTGATCGGCTCCGGTCCGAGCGGCTTCTACGCGATCGCCGCGCTGTTCAAGGCGGACGGCATCGAGGCCGATGTCGACCTGTTCGACCGTCTGCCCACTCCGTTCGGTCTGGTGCGCGGCGGCGTCGCTCCCGATCACCAGAAGATCAAGAACGTCATCAGGGTCTACAACCGCACCGCGCAGCATGAGCGTTTCCGCTTCTTCGGCAACGTCGAACTCGGCCGCGATATCTCGGTCGACGACCTCCGCCGGCACTACGACCACATCGTCTACGCCACCGGCAACGAATCCGACCGCAAGATGGGGATTCCGGGCGAAGACTTGCCCGGCGTTCACTCGGCAACCGAGTTCGTCGGCTGGTACAACGGCCATCCCGACTTCCAGGATCGCAGCTTCGACCTGGCCTCGGCCCGGCGCGTCGCGGTCGTCGGCAACGGCAACGTGGCGATGGACGTGACCCGCGTCCTGGTGCGGGACACGGACGAACTCGCTCCGACCGACATCACGGCTGAATCCCTCGAGGTACTCCGCAAGAGTGCGGTCCATGAGGTGGTTCTGCTCGGCCGGCGCGGACCCGCACAGGCAGCGTTCTCGCCTCAGGAGATCAAGGAGATCGGCTCGCTCGAAGGCGCCAGCCTGCTGGTCTCACAAGAAGAGATGGACCTCGACGAGATCAGCAGCGCCTGGCTGGAGAAGGGAGCGGCACGCAGCGCCCAAAGAAACGTCGACTACCTGACCGAAGTGGCCGGCGCCCAAGCGGGAGCCGACGAGCGCCTCGTCACCTGCAGGTTCCTCGTCTCACCGATCGAACTCGTGGCCGGGGACGACGGCCGGGTCGCCCAGGTCGTGATCGAGAAGAACGAGCTCTACTCCTCCGACGACGGCACCCCGCGACCCCGGGGCACTGGCGTAACCGAGACCTTCGACGTCGAGCTGGTGTTCAAGGCCGTCGGCTACCGCGGCGTCCCACTGCCCGGCGTCCCGTTCCATGAGCGCTGGGGCATCCTGCCCAACGACGAAGGCCGGCTGCAGACCGAGCCGGACGGCGAAGTCGTGCCGGGCCAGTACGTCGTCGGCTGGGCCAAACGCGGTCCGACCGGCTTGATCGGCACGAACAGTCCCGACTCCACGGCCACGGTCAAGAAGATGATCGAGGACATCGACGGCGTGACGGCCCCAGCCGACCCCGCCAAGGCACCTGAGAGGATCGTCGAGCTGCTCCGTGCCCGCGGCGTCGACTTTGTGACCTTCGACGACTGGAACCGCCTCGACGAGGACGAAGTCCGCCTCGGCGAGGCCCGGAACAAGGTCCGCGAGAAGTACACCGACGTCGACTCGATGATGGCGGCGGTGAACCGGCTGCGTTAG
- the rocD gene encoding ornithine--oxo-acid transaminase yields MKPTELEERYGARNYAPLDIVIERAEGVWVWDTSGRRYLDCLAAYSAVNQGHCHPRIVEALIRQSRKVTVTSRAFRNAELGAFFRDVCELTGFERALPMNTGAEAVETAIKLARKWAYTRKGVPPGEAEILAFANNFHGRTTTIVGFSSEPQYRDGFGPFAPGFELLPFGDASAARSAVGPNTAAVLVEPIQGEGGIVVPPDGFLTELREVCSERNALLVVDEIQSGLGRTGRMFAHEHDGIRPDVMLLGKALSGGLYPVSVVVADAEILDVFQPGDHGSTYGGNPVGAAVARAALAVLQEERLVEKSARLGEHALGRLRSVRSPLVREVRGRGLWIGVELHESAGGARPYCEKLAELGLLCKETHDHVIRFAPPLVIGEEELNWALDRIEEVLAV; encoded by the coding sequence GTGAAGCCGACGGAACTGGAAGAACGATACGGCGCGCGGAACTACGCGCCTCTCGACATCGTGATCGAGCGCGCCGAAGGCGTGTGGGTCTGGGATACGTCTGGTCGTCGCTACCTCGACTGCCTCGCCGCCTATTCCGCGGTCAACCAGGGCCATTGCCATCCGCGGATCGTTGAGGCGCTGATCCGGCAGAGCCGGAAGGTGACGGTCACTTCGCGGGCGTTCCGCAACGCCGAGCTCGGGGCGTTCTTCCGCGACGTCTGCGAGCTGACCGGCTTCGAGCGCGCGCTGCCGATGAACACCGGCGCCGAAGCGGTCGAGACCGCGATCAAGCTGGCCAGGAAGTGGGCCTACACGCGCAAGGGTGTGCCGCCGGGGGAGGCGGAGATCCTGGCGTTCGCCAATAACTTCCATGGCCGCACGACGACGATTGTGGGATTCTCGAGCGAACCGCAGTACCGGGACGGTTTCGGCCCCTTCGCGCCCGGCTTCGAGCTGTTGCCGTTCGGCGATGCGTCGGCGGCGAGGTCGGCGGTCGGCCCGAACACGGCGGCGGTGCTCGTCGAGCCGATCCAGGGCGAGGGCGGAATCGTCGTTCCACCGGACGGCTTCCTGACCGAACTGCGCGAGGTCTGCAGCGAACGGAACGCGCTTCTGGTCGTCGATGAGATTCAGTCCGGCCTGGGGCGTACGGGACGGATGTTCGCACACGAGCACGACGGGATCCGGCCGGACGTCATGCTGCTCGGGAAGGCGCTCTCCGGCGGTCTGTATCCCGTGTCGGTGGTGGTGGCCGACGCGGAGATCCTGGACGTGTTCCAGCCGGGCGACCACGGCTCCACCTACGGCGGCAACCCGGTAGGGGCGGCGGTGGCGCGCGCGGCGCTCGCGGTGCTGCAGGAGGAGCGGCTGGTCGAGAAGTCGGCCCGGCTCGGCGAGCACGCCCTGGGCCGGTTGCGGAGCGTCCGCTCACCGCTGGTGCGTGAGGTCCGTGGCCGTGGACTGTGGATCGGAGTCGAACTCCATGAATCCGCCGGCGGGGCCCGTCCGTATTGCGAGAAACTGGCCGAACTGGGCCTGCTGTGCAAGGAAACCCATGATCACGTCATCCGATTCGCACCGCCGCTGGTCATCGGGGAGGAGGAGCTGAACTGGGCGCTGGACCGGATCGAGGAGGTGCTGGCGGTATGA
- a CDS encoding PH domain-containing protein: protein MTADAASATPVPASPRPGNDADDRVRALRRPHPKLLRYYVLFSLITGPAFPVVFTILFLRYRTLSYRFDDEGVTMSWGAVFKREISLTYSRIQDIHVQSNAVERWLGLSRLLVQTASGSAKAEMKVEGLLELSAVRNFMYSRMRGARAGAPATAVAGATSGAVAEGDAAALASTLREIAREVAAVRSELERRR, encoded by the coding sequence ATGACGGCCGACGCCGCGAGCGCCACGCCGGTCCCGGCGTCGCCGCGGCCGGGGAACGATGCCGACGACCGGGTGCGGGCGCTCCGCCGCCCCCATCCCAAGTTGCTTCGCTACTACGTTCTTTTCTCGCTGATCACCGGGCCGGCGTTCCCCGTCGTCTTCACCATCCTGTTCCTGCGCTATCGCACGCTGTCCTACCGTTTCGACGACGAAGGCGTGACGATGAGTTGGGGCGCGGTGTTCAAGCGCGAGATCAGCCTCACCTACAGCCGCATCCAGGACATCCACGTGCAGAGCAACGCGGTCGAGCGGTGGCTCGGACTCTCGCGTCTCCTGGTTCAGACGGCGAGCGGCTCGGCGAAAGCCGAGATGAAGGTCGAAGGCCTGCTGGAACTCTCGGCGGTTCGCAACTTCATGTACAGCCGGATGCGCGGCGCGCGTGCCGGAGCACCTGCCACTGCTGTCGCCGGAGCGACGTCGGGCGCGGTTGCCGAGGGCGATGCCGCCGCCCTGGCCTCGACTCTGCGTGAGATCGCGCGCGAGGTGGCGGCGGTACGGAGCGAGCTGGAGCGGAGGCGATGA
- a CDS encoding PH domain-containing protein: MPARAEGAPGGGMPPGLKRRLLALFRVEERPEPPPGSPESLRTFRASPRFFRYSLLKWGLGQAGALFGLVASTIGFDFIEFGPWSRFTAAAGPFLIVLFVVQVPFSYLVLRLGYEMRWYMVSDRALRIRHGVYSVREQTMTVVNIQNMAVKRGPLQRLFGIADLEIRTASGGGSDDDDEDSLSRGLLQGLDNAEELRNLLLSSLRQSRDAGLGDPDDQPAALAVPATPTEATAPGEAESAPVLAAASDLLTECRALRRTVAGSAEAS; the protein is encoded by the coding sequence ATGCCCGCCCGCGCCGAAGGCGCGCCAGGCGGCGGGATGCCGCCGGGCCTGAAGCGTCGGCTGCTGGCGCTGTTCCGCGTCGAGGAGCGGCCGGAACCGCCGCCAGGATCACCGGAGTCGCTGCGCACCTTTCGCGCCTCGCCGCGGTTCTTCCGTTACAGCCTGCTCAAGTGGGGCCTGGGGCAGGCGGGCGCCCTGTTCGGCCTGGTGGCGTCGACGATCGGCTTCGACTTCATCGAGTTCGGGCCCTGGTCGCGATTCACCGCCGCGGCGGGGCCGTTCCTGATCGTCCTGTTCGTCGTTCAGGTGCCGTTCTCGTACCTGGTTCTCCGTCTGGGCTACGAGATGCGCTGGTACATGGTCAGCGACCGGGCTCTTCGCATCCGCCACGGCGTCTACAGCGTCAGGGAACAGACGATGACGGTTGTGAACATCCAGAACATGGCGGTGAAGCGCGGTCCCCTACAGCGTCTGTTCGGCATCGCCGACCTGGAGATCCGTACCGCCAGCGGCGGCGGTTCGGACGATGACGACGAGGACAGTCTGAGCCGGGGCCTGTTGCAGGGCCTCGACAACGCGGAGGAGCTGCGCAACCTGCTGCTGTCGTCGCTCCGGCAGAGCCGGGACGCCGGTCTCGGCGATCCTGACGACCAGCCGGCCGCTCTCGCCGTACCGGCGACCCCAACGGAGGCCACCGCCCCGGGCGAAGCGGAGAGTGCTCCGGTTCTCGCGGCTGCCAGCGACCTGCTCACCGAGTGCCGGGCTCTGCGACGAACGGTGGCCGGGTCCGCGGAAGCATCGTGA
- a CDS encoding formamidopyrimidine-DNA glycosylase — MPELPDVEVYCEAIEQRVAGRELVRVRLRSPFLLRSVRPPLSDAEGRTVVSVRRVGKRVVFALEGELFLAVHLMIAGRFRWAGPSAKVPGRVGLAAFDFGYGTLLLTEAGSKRRAALHLVAGEDGLAALDRGGLEVLRAGPEAFRERLKAENHTLKRALIDPRLFSGIGNAYSDEILHRARLSPMRWTTRLNDEQVDRLHRSAVDVLTEWMDRLRAQAGGRFPAKVTAFHPEMAVHGRYREPCPRCDAPVQRIVYAENECNYCARCQTGGRLLADRALSRLLKKDWPKTVGELEERLGGSAGEPAG, encoded by the coding sequence ATGCCCGAGCTTCCCGACGTCGAGGTCTACTGCGAAGCGATCGAGCAACGGGTCGCGGGCCGCGAACTCGTCCGTGTCCGTCTGCGGAGTCCGTTCCTGCTCCGTTCCGTACGCCCGCCGCTTTCCGATGCGGAGGGGCGGACGGTCGTCTCCGTCCGTCGGGTCGGCAAGCGCGTCGTCTTCGCGCTGGAGGGGGAGCTGTTCCTCGCCGTCCACCTGATGATCGCCGGCCGGTTCCGCTGGGCAGGACCGTCGGCGAAGGTGCCGGGCCGCGTGGGACTGGCCGCGTTCGACTTCGGCTACGGCACACTGCTGCTCACCGAGGCGGGGAGCAAGCGCAGGGCCGCGCTGCACCTGGTCGCGGGTGAAGACGGCCTGGCTGCCCTGGACCGCGGCGGGCTGGAAGTGTTGCGCGCCGGTCCGGAGGCGTTCAGGGAGCGGCTCAAGGCCGAGAACCACACACTGAAGCGGGCGCTCATCGACCCAAGGTTGTTCAGCGGTATCGGCAACGCGTACTCGGACGAGATCCTGCATCGCGCGCGCCTGTCGCCGATGCGTTGGACCACGCGGCTCAACGACGAGCAGGTCGACCGGCTGCATCGGTCCGCCGTCGACGTGCTGACGGAGTGGATGGATCGCCTCAGGGCCCAGGCCGGGGGGCGGTTTCCCGCCAAGGTCACCGCCTTCCACCCGGAGATGGCTGTCCATGGCCGCTACCGCGAACCATGCCCGCGTTGCGATGCGCCGGTCCAGCGCATCGTCTACGCCGAGAACGAGTGCAACTACTGCGCGCGCTGCCAGACCGGCGGCCGGCTGCTCGCCGACCGGGCGCTCTCGCGCCTGCTGAAGAAGGACTGGCCGAAGACAGTCGGGGAACTGGAGGAGCGCCTGGGCGGGAGCGCCGGGGAGCCGGCCGGCTGA
- a CDS encoding TatD family hydrolase has protein sequence MGVAPEMSGLTDCHAHLCDGSFAGDLGDVLSRARDAGVGAVVAVGETRADAERNLELAEAYPGIVRPTAGLYPAHLDQAEAEQVAGLIRLERPRLAGIGEVGLDRWKVRDERDLAVQREIFASFIDLSVELDLPLNVHSRSAGHYAIDLLRKRGAKRVQLHAFDGRAARAEPAVEAGYFFSVPPSVVRSPQKQKLVRRLPLSCLLLETDSPVLGPVRDQRNEPANVVVSLKAIAELKGLEEEAVAAAVRENTRRLYRP, from the coding sequence ATGGGCGTAGCGCCCGAGATGTCGGGTCTGACCGACTGTCACGCCCACCTGTGCGACGGCTCGTTCGCGGGCGACCTGGGCGACGTGCTGTCGCGAGCCCGCGACGCAGGCGTCGGGGCTGTGGTCGCCGTCGGCGAGACGCGCGCGGACGCGGAGCGGAATCTCGAACTGGCGGAGGCGTATCCCGGCATCGTGCGGCCGACGGCCGGCCTCTATCCGGCCCATCTCGACCAGGCGGAAGCGGAACAGGTCGCCGGACTGATTCGCCTGGAGCGTCCTCGTCTGGCCGGAATAGGCGAGGTCGGCCTGGACCGCTGGAAGGTGCGCGACGAGCGCGACCTCGCGGTGCAGCGCGAGATCTTCGCGTCGTTCATCGACCTCTCCGTCGAACTCGATCTGCCGCTCAACGTCCACTCGCGCTCCGCCGGCCACTACGCGATCGACCTCCTGCGGAAGCGGGGCGCGAAGCGCGTGCAACTCCACGCCTTCGACGGCCGGGCGGCCCGGGCCGAACCGGCGGTCGAGGCGGGCTACTTCTTTTCCGTGCCGCCATCCGTCGTCCGTTCGCCGCAGAAACAGAAACTCGTGCGGCGTTTGCCGCTCTCGTGTCTGCTGCTCGAGACGGACAGCCCGGTGCTCGGGCCGGTGCGCGACCAGCGCAACGAACCGGCGAACGTCGTGGTCTCTCTCAAGGCGATCGCGGAGCTCAAGGGCCTTGAGGAAGAAGCGGTGGCGGCCGCGGTCAGGGAGAACACACGACGGCTCTACCGCCCGTAG